The region CGGGACGCAGGTCAGCCCGGCGGGGTTCGGGGAGGTCCACCGGGTCGCGCCGGTGGCGGTGTCGCGGGCGACGACGGCACGCAGGTCGGCGGCGGGAGCGACGACGAGGCCGCCGAGCACCGCGGGGGCGTCCGTTCCGGAGGGGGGCCTGCCGACAGGGCGGTGCCAGAGGCGGCGGCCGTCGCGGGAGTCGAGCGCGACGAGCCGGTGCGCCGCGTCGGAGAGCGTCTCGACCGCGAACACGGCCGTCGCCCGCGCCAGCCGGGCGGGAGCGGACGGGGTGGAGTCACCGATCTCCCGGGTGCCGGGGGCGGTGGGCGGCTGCGGGGCGCGCCACAGGACGGTGCCGGTGGCCGCGTCCAGCCGTACCGTCCGTACGGAACGCCCTCCGCAGTGCACGGCCGCCGTGCCGTCCGCAGTGCAGCGGACCTCCTCGACGGGGCCCGTCGCGCCGGAGTCGGCGGGCGGAAGGGTGGTCTGCCAGGAGCGCCAGCCGGTGGGGAGCGCCTCGCCGGACCCGCCCGGCTGCGGATCGCGCCAGGGAGCGGACCCGGCCGCACCACCGGCATCCGGCGCCCCGCTCTCGCCCCCGCCCCAGGGCAGCGACAGCACGAGCCCGCCCGCGGTCACGGCGAGCAGCAGGGCGACGGCGGCGACGATCCGGACGGACCGGGAGCGGAGGGCGGAGCGCGGCGGCGAGGACGGCGGCGCGGGGGTGTCGCCGACGGCGGGAACGGCGGGAACGTCATCGCGACCGGCCTGCCCGGCCCCCCGCCGTACGACCATCGTGTCGGGATCGTCCACGTCCCGCCGCGCCGCGCCAGGGGCGTCCGCCGGTGCCGCCTCCGGCCTCCACCTCCGTAACAAGGTGCCCAGCTCCGCGATCTCCGGCCGCTCCTCCGGCTCCTTGACCAGGCAGTACTCCAGAATCCCGCGCAACGGCTCGCGTACGCCGTCGAGCACGGGCCGCTCGTGCACGACGGCGTACGCGGTCATGAACGGACTGTCCGAGTCGAACGGGCCGTGCCCCACCGCCGCGTACACGAGGAGCGTGGCGAGCGAGAAGACGTCCGATGCGGGCCCGACGGTGCGCGGACTGTTGAGCTGCTCAGGCGACATGAAGGGCGGGGTCCCCATCACGTTCCCGGTCACGGTGATCGGCTTGTTCCCCACCGCCCGCGACACCCCGAAGTCGATGACCCGGGGCCCGTCCGCCGCCATGAGCACATTCGCGGGCTTGAGATCGCGGTGCACGACCCCCACCCGGTGAATGTCCCGCAACGCCTCCACCAGCCCGAGCCCCAACAGCCTCAACTCGACGTCGCCCAGAGGTCCTTGCTCGTCCAGCAACTGCGCCAGCGTCGGCCCGGGAACGTACTGCGTGGCCATCCACGGCCGTACGGCATCCGGATCGGCATCCAGCACCGAGGCGGTGAACGCCCCGCTCACCCGCCTCACCGCGGCGATCTCCTGCCGGAAACGTGCCCGAAAGTCCGGATCGGCTGAGTACTGCTCGTGGATCACTTTGACGGCGACCTCACGCCCCGAGGGCGACCTCCCCAGGAAAACGGTCCCCATCCCCCCGGTCCCGAGCCGGCCGAGGAGCCGGTACTCCCCGATGACCTGGGGATCGTCCGCCGCGAGCGACACGGCTCAACTCCCTTGCCCGTAACCACACCTGATCCCCCCACAGTAGAACCCCACCCCCCACCCCGCTCCCAAACCCCCACTCCCACCCCGCACCCGCCTCCCCTTCCGCCGAGCCCCCCTGAGCGGCGCTGCCTTCGCCTAGCCCCCTTGGGCGGCGCTGCCTTCGCCTAGCCCCCTTGGGCGGCGGGCCAGCCCCTCTCCGCTTTCGCCTCGCCCCCTTGGGCTCCGCCCCTCCGCTTCCCCAGCCCCCTTGGGCTCCGCCTTGCCTCGTCCCCTTGGGCGGCGGGGCCGCCCCCCGGGGGCGGAACGGGCGGGCAAGGGGGCGGCCCCCCTCGCTCCGGGCCCACCCCGGAGCGCCCCCGCCCAGCCCCGATACCGCCCACACCCCGCAAGGAGCCCCGCCCCACCCCCGAACCCCGACCCCGAACCTCGAACCCCACCCCCACCCCACACAAACCCCCCACCCGCCCCCGCCCAGGGATAATCACCTCGTGAGCGAAAACCCCCCGCCCCCCCAGCCCCCCACCCCCACTCCCACCCCGGAGGGCCCCACCCCCACCCCCCTCCGCCTCTTCGGCACCACCTGGCTCCACCACGACAACGGCTACACCCTCCGCCGCATCGGAGCCTCCCTCGGCTCCCTCGCCGCAGCAGTCGCAGGCTGCCTCCTCCTCCGCTTCGCCTACCAGGGCCTCCAGATCGCCGACGTAGGCGGCATCGTAGGAACCCTGGTCATCGTGATGTTCGCGATCTGCAGCGCGATCGCCTTCCGCAAGACCTGGGAGGGCTTCACCACCCGCCCCACGGACCCGGCCCGCGAACAGTCCCTCCGCAGCCTCAAGACGATCGGCTTCGTCGGCTCCCTCCTCGCCTACTTCTTCCGCTCCCTCACCGAGGCCCCGGGCGAAAAGCTCCACCGCCAGGAGTACGAAACGGCCCTCGCCCAGTACGAACGCCGCCGAGGCACCCGCTCGGGCAACCCCGCCGCACGCAAGAAGAAGCCCAAACGCAAGTAACGCCCGCCGCACGGCGTTCCTCATCCCCCAACGGAACCCTCGAAGCGCCCCACTCCGTCGAACTCCACCCCGCCCGCACCCTCATGCTTGACCCCGCGCACTCCCCAGGAGGACTATTCATCAAGCGATGAATAAACCGGGAGGCCCTCCATGAACCCCCCCACCCCCCGCGGTACAGGCCCACTCCCTCACCGCCATCCGAGGCTCCCGCCCGGTCCTCCGCGACCTCACCTTCACCGTTCCCCCGGCCCGCATCACCGGCCTCCTCGGCCCTTCGGGCTGCGGCAAGTCCACCCTCCTGCGCGCCATCGTCGGTACGCAGGCCAAGGTCACCGGCACCCTCACGGTCCTCGGCCTCCCCGCGGGCCACCCGGAACTCCGCTCACGCATCGGCTACGTAACCCAAGCCCCGTCCGTCTACAACGACCTGACCATCCACCAGAACCTCTCCCACTTCGCCGCGATCCTCACCCCGGGCCGAGCCTCCGCCGAAGCCCGTCGCGCCTCGGTCGCCCGAGCCCTCTCCGCCGTGGACCTCACCGCTCACGCGAACGACCTGACCGGCAACCTCTCCGGCGGTCAACGCAGCAGGGTCTCCCTGGCCGTCGCCCTCCTGGGCACCCCCGAACTCCTGGTCCTGGACGAACCGACGGTCGGCCTCGACCCGGTCCTCCGCCGCGACCTCTGGAACCTCTTCCACAGCCTCGCCGCCGACCACGGCACCACCCTCCTCATCTCCTCCCACGTCATGGACGAGGCCGAACGCTGCGACCGCCTCCTCCTGATGCGCGAAGGCGAGATCCTCGCCGAAGACACCCCCACCGCCCTGCGCGCCCAAACCCGGACCCCCACCATCGAGTCCGCCTTCCTCCACCTCGTCACCTCCGACCCCGCCCCGACGCCCCGCCCCGCCGACCGGGCCTGACGCCCCGCACCCCGAGGACTCCCCACGCCCCACCCCGCACACCCCCAAGGACCCAGCCCATGACCCTCGACCGGACCCTGGCCACCACCACCCGCGTCCTTCACCAGCTCCGCCACGACCCCCGCGCGGTAGCCCTCACGCTCCTCGTCCCAGCGGTCATGATCACGCTCCTCCGCTACGTCTTCGACGCCACGCCCCAGACCTTCAACGCGGTCGGAGCCTCGCTCCTCGGCATCTTCCCGCTGATCACGATGTTCCTGATC is a window of Streptomyces sp. NBC_00237 DNA encoding:
- a CDS encoding serine/threonine-protein kinase — its product is MSLAADDPQVIGEYRLLGRLGTGGMGTVFLGRSPSGREVAVKVIHEQYSADPDFRARFRQEIAAVRRVSGAFTASVLDADPDAVRPWMATQYVPGPTLAQLLDEQGPLGDVELRLLGLGLVEALRDIHRVGVVHRDLKPANVLMAADGPRVIDFGVSRAVGNKPITVTGNVMGTPPFMSPEQLNSPRTVGPASDVFSLATLLVYAAVGHGPFDSDSPFMTAYAVVHERPVLDGVREPLRGILEYCLVKEPEERPEIAELGTLLRRWRPEAAPADAPGAARRDVDDPDTMVVRRGAGQAGRDDVPAVPAVGDTPAPPSSPPRSALRSRSVRIVAAVALLLAVTAGGLVLSLPWGGGESGAPDAGGAAGSAPWRDPQPGGSGEALPTGWRSWQTTLPPADSGATGPVEEVRCTADGTAAVHCGGRSVRTVRLDAATGTVLWRAPQPPTAPGTREIGDSTPSAPARLARATAVFAVETLSDAAHRLVALDSRDGRRLWHRPVGRPPSGTDAPAVLGGLVVAPAADLRAVVARDTATGATRWTSPNPAGLTCVPYALGGKPYGTCVDPDDETGDRTYVRYSPDDGRRKTLAAYGRDHDRLGVSQGLLVFARWGRAGDAAQHAHHEGSYSSLVLVDPAGVRAPRALPLPGTPQGRPVLRGGTVYFVHHWGTVSAYDARTGSRHWTRETGVRGLGAPETGPGDATLYVPSLSGRVVALNSRTGEETWRSGHRGAPPAAYHGTSVLRVGGGLVVTGAGGTVFSLDPADPGLRPGGEEPPGGPPPPGENTPPPPPPRRP